A genomic window from Lycium barbarum isolate Lr01 chromosome 4, ASM1917538v2, whole genome shotgun sequence includes:
- the LOC132637722 gene encoding uncharacterized protein LOC132637722, translating to MVDFVKNNLICRFGVPESVITDNGANLNSHLMKDIYEQFMITHRNSTSYQPQLNGAVETAKKNIKRILRKMINNHKNWNEQLPYASLGYKMTTRTSTRATAYLLVYGTEAVIPTKVEIPSHRIIQEAMLNDVECVRNRCEQLAMIDEKRMLAVFHGQLYKQKMSRAFNKQVLTGQQTRHRPVYSQQRRKANSAKQQSTRRSQ from the exons ATGGTTGACTTTGTAAAAAACAATCTGATATGCCGCTTTGGTGTACCTGAATCCGTCATCACAGACAATGGTGCTAATCTGAACagccatttgatgaaggacatctaTGAACAATTCATGATTACTCACAGAAACTCTACTTCGTACCAGCCACAGCTAAATGGAGCCGTAGAGACTGCCAAAAAGAACATCAAAAggatcttaaggaaaatgatcaaCAATCACAAGAATTGGAatgagcagttgccttatgcttcGTTGGGGTACAAAATGACAACCCGAACTTCCACTAGGGCAACCGCATATCTACTTGTCTACGGTACCGAAGCAGTCATACCCACAAAAGTGGAGATCCCTTCACATAGGATCATCCAAGAAGCAATGCTAAATGATGTAGAATGTGTCAGAAATCGTTGCGAGCAACTGGCcatgatagatgaaaagagaatgCTGGCAGTATTCCATGGACAGCTATACAAACAAAAAATGTCTCGAGCTTTCAACAAGCAG gttttAACAGGACAGCAGACACGTCATCGACCGGTTTACTCACAGCAAAGGCGAAAAGCAAACTCAGCCAAACAGCAAAGTACAAGGAGGTCACAGTAG